A stretch of Physeter macrocephalus isolate SW-GA chromosome 6, ASM283717v5, whole genome shotgun sequence DNA encodes these proteins:
- the CCER1 gene encoding coiled-coil domain-containing glutamate-rich protein 1 has translation MTQPLDRKEDPLNLGRAGASSAPLSTWSSCHRRRRGAPVYRRWHRYGPKAKYESPRKQPKQQHGSGPWFQPPRRPSWAVYSNWGRWGGPWHPPPKGFRKPPGRVQVIQVYGLHALCLCCCSCWRGPWNPGWARPQGRKKRWGRRGRGLRRDPRRSFQRSPSEDLSTLLRPVNLCRWREPGLRAPRNTTQFIMNQIYEDMRQQEELERQQGALRAQQAQAGGTASPAGSFGNDAPPSGGEEDAELRETLYSFGQNPSLAFSPDADGENQSPSPQLVEEEEKNEEEEECDGKELESEEEGAEAEAKDEEEVKESDDSVKEEEEAMEEEEEGLEEDEPREEEDPLPLEMALSILVGAEEERENFINCTYLNPKQIIP, from the coding sequence ATGACCCAGCCCCTCGATAGAAAAGAGGATCCTCTTAACCTGGGCCGCGCGGGGGCGTCCTCTGCCCCATTAAGCACCTGGTCTTCCTGCCATCGAAGGCGCAGGGGCGCTCCGGTTTACAGGCGGTGGCATCGCTATGGTCCCAAGGCCAAGTATGAGTCCCCGAGGAAACAGCCGAAGCAACAGCACGGCTCAGGACCTTGGTTCCAGCCACCCAGACGTCCCTCTTGGGCCGTGTATTCTAATTGGGGGCGCTGGGGAGGACCCTGGCACCCACCTCCGAAGGGATTCCGGAAGCCCCCTGGCCGGGTGCAAGTGATCCAGGTGTACGGCCTGCACGCACTCTGCctttgctgctgctcctgctggcGCGGGCCCTGGAATCCCGGCTGGGCGAGGCCCCAGGGCAGGAAGAAGCGCTGGGGCCGCCGGGGCCGCGGCCTGCGCCGCGACCCTCGCCGCTCCTTCCAGAGGAGCCCTTCCGAGGATCTGAGCACGCTGCTGCGGCCGGTCAACCTGTGCAGGTGGCGGGAACCCGGCCTGCGCGCGCCGCGGAACACCACCCAGTTCATCATGAACCAGATCTACGAGGATATGCGGCAGCAGGAGGAGCTGGAGCGCCAGCAGGGGGCGCTGCGGGCGCAGCAGGCCCAGGCGGGCGGCACCGCATCCCCGGCCGGCTCCTTCGGAAACGATGCGCCCCCCAGCGGTGGCGAGGAAGACGCGGAGCTGCGGGAAACTTTGTATAGCTTTGGGCAGAATCCCTCTCTAGCCTTCAGTCCTGACGCGGATGGGGAAAACCAGTCTCCAAGCCCACAGCTggtagaggaagaggagaaaaatgaggaggaggaggagtgtgaTGGCAAGGAGTTGGAGAGCGAGGAGGAGGGTGCAGAGGCAGAGGCCAAGGATGAAGAGGAGGTCAAAGAGTCTGATGactctgtgaaggaggaagaggaggcgatggaagaggaagaggaggggctggaggaggatgaACCGAGGGAGGAAGAGGATCCTTTGCCTCTGGAAATGGCTTTATCAATCCTAGTGGGAgctgaagaagagagagagaactttatAAACTGTACTTATTTAAACCCAAAACAGATAATTCCCTAA